The following are from one region of the Paramagnetospirillum magnetotacticum MS-1 genome:
- a CDS encoding response regulator has protein sequence MKSCLIVDDSKVIRMVAKKILHELSFKTEEAEDGAAALEACKRAMPDAVLLDWNMPVMNGIEFLRAMRQLPGGDHPIVVFCTTENDIEHIQEAITAGANEYIMKPFDSEILQAKFSQVGLL, from the coding sequence ATGAAGTCCTGTCTGATCGTTGACGACTCGAAGGTCATCCGTATGGTGGCCAAGAAGATCCTGCACGAGTTGAGTTTCAAGACCGAGGAGGCCGAGGACGGCGCCGCGGCGCTTGAAGCCTGCAAGCGCGCCATGCCGGATGCGGTGCTGCTCGACTGGAACATGCCGGTCATGAACGGCATCGAGTTCCTGCGTGCCATGCGCCAGCTTCCCGGCGGAGATCATCCCATCGTGGTGTTCTGCACCACCGAGAATGATATCGAACACATTCAGGAAGCCATCACGGCGGGCGCCAACGAGTACATCATGAAGCCCTTCGACAGCGAAATCCTTCAGGCGAAATTCTCGCAAGTCGGACTGCTGTAG
- a CDS encoding chemotaxis protein CheW: MNQLVPAGKRPGTELAAPETQDFVTMFIEGQLFGIPVLTVQDVLGPQKITRIPLAPREVAGSLNLRGRIVTAIDVRLRLGLKKRAEDKKGMSVVVDQSGELYSLMVDQVGEVLSLPAAKFERNPPTLDPHWRDFSIGIYRLDDKLLVVLDVGKLLDFTRNE; this comes from the coding sequence ATGAATCAGTTAGTTCCCGCCGGAAAGCGCCCTGGAACGGAGCTTGCCGCTCCCGAGACCCAGGACTTCGTGACCATGTTCATCGAAGGCCAGTTGTTCGGAATCCCCGTGCTGACCGTTCAGGACGTCCTGGGTCCGCAGAAGATCACCCGCATTCCCCTGGCGCCCCGCGAAGTGGCGGGGTCCTTGAATCTGCGCGGCCGCATCGTCACCGCCATCGACGTGCGGCTCCGCCTCGGCCTGAAGAAGCGGGCCGAGGACAAGAAGGGCATGAGCGTGGTGGTGGACCAGTCGGGCGAGCTATACTCCCTGATGGTCGATCAGGTGGGCGAGGTCCTGTCGCTGCCCGCGGCCAAGTTCGAGCGCAATCCGCCGACACTGGATCCCCATTGGCGCGACTTTTCCATCGGCATCTACCGTTTGGATGATAAGCTGCTGGTGGTGCTTGATGTCGGCAAGCTGCTGGATTTCACGCGGAACGAATAG
- a CDS encoding hybrid sensor histidine kinase/response regulator has protein sequence MDDLLSEFLTETSESLSVLDIALVNLEQNPNDPQILGNIFRLVHTIKGTCGFLGLPRLEHVAHAGENVLGKFRDGELEVTPDAVTLILQSIDRIKLILGHLEQNECEPEGSDEDLIERLNAMAEGRAVGAPSAPPPPSPPMPEFEPVFAGTPAAPEPAAAAPAPAPEPEPEHEHEPEHEPVKASVPATTAQPSAPTAPPVPAGEAKESAVAAQTIRVNVELLENLMTLVSELVLTRNQLLQMVRGKDDSEFATPLQRLSHITTDLQEGVMKTRMQPIGNAWAKLPRIVRDLAVEMNKKIDLQMLGAETELDRQVLELIKDPLTHMVRNSADHGLEGTEERKKVGKPEVGKIVLNAFHEGGHIIIEISDDGRGLNLDRIKQKAIQNGIATESELDALTPQQIYQFIFKAGFSTAEKVTSVSGRGVGMDVVRTNIEKIGGTVELKSQPGKGSSFIIKIPLTLAIVSALIVECAVERFAIPQISVLELVRVTNNSEHGIEMINNAPVLRLRDRLLPLVSLKRLLKLAESEEEQQETFIVVTQVGTYTFGIIVDRVFDTEEIVVKPVAPILRHISMFSGNTILGDGSVIMILDPNGIAGATGESGMMGAGTRDAEAQTVRESHADLKTSLLVFRAGGDDLKAVPLALVARLEEIEVGEIEHSHGKPMVQYRGHLMPLIAIDGIMNFRDEGRQPVLVFSDKDHTMGLVVDEIVDIVEDRLKVELSADNPGVIGTAVIAGKATTIIDAGYYLPQAFGDWFGRNDKEYGNADFHPPRVLLVDDSPFFRNLLTPLLSVAGYEVISVDGADKALQLRERGDEFDAIISDIEMPGMSGFDFATAVRADGRWGTIPMVALSSHATEKDFERGRQVGFNDYIAKFDRDALLQTLASTIAASKGAA, from the coding sequence ATGGATGATCTCCTCAGTGAATTTCTGACTGAGACATCGGAAAGTCTTTCCGTTCTTGACATTGCCCTGGTGAATCTGGAGCAAAACCCCAACGACCCACAGATTCTGGGCAATATCTTTCGTCTGGTCCACACCATCAAGGGCACCTGCGGCTTCCTCGGATTGCCGCGCCTGGAACATGTGGCCCATGCGGGCGAGAACGTGCTGGGCAAGTTCCGCGATGGGGAACTGGAAGTCACCCCCGATGCCGTGACTCTGATCCTGCAGTCCATCGACCGCATCAAGCTGATCCTGGGCCATCTCGAGCAAAACGAGTGTGAGCCCGAGGGCAGCGACGAAGATCTGATCGAGCGCCTCAACGCCATGGCCGAAGGACGCGCCGTCGGCGCGCCGTCCGCTCCGCCGCCGCCCTCGCCGCCCATGCCGGAATTCGAACCGGTCTTCGCCGGAACCCCCGCCGCGCCGGAACCCGCCGCCGCCGCGCCCGCCCCGGCCCCCGAGCCCGAACCGGAACACGAGCACGAGCCGGAGCACGAGCCGGTCAAGGCCAGCGTCCCCGCCACCACGGCCCAGCCGTCGGCTCCCACCGCGCCGCCGGTTCCCGCTGGCGAGGCCAAGGAATCCGCCGTCGCCGCCCAGACCATCCGCGTCAATGTGGAGCTTCTGGAAAACCTGATGACCCTGGTGTCGGAACTGGTGCTGACCCGCAACCAGCTCCTCCAGATGGTGCGCGGCAAGGATGACAGCGAATTCGCCACGCCGCTGCAGCGCTTGAGCCACATCACCACCGACCTTCAGGAAGGTGTGATGAAGACCCGCATGCAGCCCATCGGCAATGCCTGGGCCAAGCTGCCGCGTATCGTCCGTGACCTCGCGGTCGAAATGAACAAGAAGATCGACCTCCAGATGCTCGGCGCCGAGACCGAACTGGACCGCCAGGTTCTGGAGTTGATCAAGGACCCGCTGACCCACATGGTGCGCAACTCGGCCGATCATGGTCTGGAAGGCACCGAGGAACGCAAGAAGGTCGGCAAGCCCGAAGTGGGCAAGATCGTGCTGAACGCCTTCCACGAGGGCGGCCACATCATCATCGAAATCTCCGACGATGGACGCGGCCTCAATCTGGACCGCATCAAGCAGAAGGCCATCCAGAACGGCATCGCCACCGAATCTGAACTGGATGCGCTGACGCCGCAGCAGATTTACCAGTTCATCTTCAAGGCGGGCTTCTCCACCGCCGAGAAGGTCACCAGCGTGTCGGGCCGTGGCGTCGGCATGGACGTGGTGCGCACCAATATCGAAAAGATCGGCGGCACGGTCGAGTTGAAGAGCCAGCCCGGCAAGGGCTCCTCCTTCATCATCAAGATCCCGCTGACGCTGGCCATCGTCTCGGCCCTGATCGTCGAATGCGCCGTCGAGCGCTTCGCCATTCCGCAGATCAGCGTTCTGGAACTGGTGCGCGTCACCAATAATTCCGAACACGGCATCGAGATGATCAACAACGCGCCGGTGCTGCGCCTGCGTGATCGCCTTCTGCCCCTGGTCTCGCTCAAGCGTCTGCTCAAGCTGGCCGAGAGCGAGGAGGAGCAGCAGGAAACCTTCATCGTCGTCACCCAGGTGGGCACCTACACCTTCGGCATCATCGTCGATCGGGTGTTCGACACCGAGGAAATCGTGGTCAAGCCCGTGGCGCCGATCCTGCGTCACATCTCCATGTTCTCGGGCAACACCATCCTGGGCGACGGTTCGGTGATCATGATCCTCGACCCCAACGGCATCGCTGGCGCGACCGGCGAATCGGGCATGATGGGCGCGGGCACCCGCGACGCCGAGGCCCAGACGGTGCGCGAGAGCCATGCCGATCTCAAGACCTCGCTGCTGGTGTTCCGCGCCGGTGGCGACGATCTCAAGGCGGTGCCGCTGGCCCTGGTGGCGCGCCTCGAGGAGATCGAGGTCGGCGAGATCGAACACAGCCATGGCAAGCCCATGGTCCAGTACCGTGGCCATCTGATGCCGCTGATCGCCATCGACGGCATCATGAACTTCCGCGACGAGGGCCGTCAGCCGGTGCTGGTGTTCTCGGACAAGGATCACACCATGGGCCTGGTGGTCGACGAGATCGTCGATATCGTCGAGGACCGCCTGAAGGTGGAACTCTCGGCCGACAATCCCGGCGTCATCGGAACCGCCGTCATCGCGGGCAAGGCCACCACCATCATCGATGCTGGCTACTACCTGCCGCAGGCCTTCGGCGACTGGTTCGGACGCAACGACAAGGAATACGGCAATGCCGACTTCCATCCGCCGCGCGTCCTGCTGGTGGACGACTCGCCGTTCTTCCGCAACCTGCTGACGCCGTTGCTGTCGGTGGCTGGCTACGAGGTCATCTCGGTGGACGGCGCCGACAAGGCCCTGCAACTGCGCGAGCGTGGCGACGAATTCGACGCCATCATCAGCGATATCGAGATGCCGGGCATGAGCGGCTTTGACTTCGCCACCGCGGTTCGCGCCGACGGCCGCTGGGGCACCATCCCGATGGTGGCCCTGTCGTCGCACGCCACGGAAAAGGACTTCGAGCGCGGCCGTCAGGTCGGCTTCAACGACTACATCGCCAAATTCGACCGCGATGCGTTGTTGCAGACCCTGGCTTCCACCATCGCAGCCTCCAAAGGTGCCGCATGA
- a CDS encoding histidine phosphotransferase family protein, whose protein sequence is MSPTLDTKLSELLCARLCHDLASPLGAASAGMELLEDGDDPETLALVSASMAAATARLKFLRAALGPANDMPHTPKSLGDLIRAYLNGAVTGGITLDWSSDRPEMDGETARLLLNPVLIARDALPRGGRISARCESSQGGGDAGLRVIASGEGLGLTAEARLVLLDDAPPSGPRGAQAWFALHLARGKGLKIRLDHGPMEISIMA, encoded by the coding sequence ATGAGCCCGACCCTCGATACAAAGCTCTCAGAGCTTCTCTGCGCCCGTCTGTGCCACGATCTTGCCAGCCCCCTGGGCGCCGCTTCGGCCGGCATGGAATTGCTGGAAGACGGCGACGACCCGGAAACCCTCGCCCTGGTCTCGGCCAGCATGGCGGCGGCCACGGCACGGCTGAAATTCCTGCGGGCCGCCCTGGGACCGGCCAATGACATGCCGCACACGCCGAAATCCCTGGGCGACCTGATCCGTGCCTATCTCAATGGAGCGGTGACCGGCGGCATCACCCTGGACTGGTCCAGCGATCGTCCGGAAATGGACGGAGAGACGGCAAGGCTGCTGCTCAATCCGGTTCTGATCGCCCGCGACGCCCTGCCGCGCGGCGGCCGGATCTCGGCCCGCTGCGAATCGTCCCAAGGGGGCGGCGACGCCGGTTTGCGGGTCATTGCCTCCGGAGAGGGCCTGGGGCTGACCGCCGAGGCCCGCCTTGTGTTGCTCGACGACGCCCCGCCTTCCGGGCCACGCGGCGCCCAGGCCTGGTTCGCCCTGCACCTCGCCCGAGGCAAGGGCTTGAAAATCAGGCTCGATCACGGGCCGATGGAGATTTCGATCATGGCCTGA
- a CDS encoding class I SAM-dependent RNA methyltransferase, protein MRKPRRAPPRTNRNTVQPRTVELVVDSVGTRGDGIARLDGEAVFVPFTVAGDRVLARIEARRGDGLTAALIEVLEPGPGRAMPPCAHYGRCGGCSLQHMEDDLYAAWKRDLLITQLARHGLADAVVEPLVRVPPASRRRAAFAFTRAKGAIVLGFNGRSSHTIIDIERCPLLDPALGAALPGLRKMLAGIAVEGGGDLIMTLTENGLDVLVESPARLDLFERESLAAAAEGLDLARLHWRRPGIGAAGGFIEPIARRRAALVHFGGIAVEPAPGAFLQPTKGGELAIAEAIVSAIPEGVPVADLYCGCGSFSLPLALRGPVHAVEGEQGPVAALDAAARREGLALSTEVRDLARRPLAVHELKAYRAVILDPPRAGAAAQAAELARPNPAGPATIAMVSCNPATLARDLRTLCDGGWHIEHIVPIDQFPWSTHLEAVTILRL, encoded by the coding sequence ATGAGAAAGCCCCGCAGGGCCCCGCCGCGCACCAACCGCAACACCGTTCAGCCCCGCACCGTGGAACTGGTGGTGGACTCGGTGGGAACTCGCGGCGACGGAATCGCCCGCCTGGACGGCGAAGCGGTATTCGTCCCCTTCACCGTCGCCGGGGACCGGGTCCTGGCCCGCATCGAAGCCCGACGCGGCGACGGATTGACCGCCGCGCTGATCGAGGTTCTGGAGCCGGGACCGGGCCGCGCCATGCCGCCCTGCGCCCATTACGGCCGGTGTGGCGGCTGCTCGCTTCAGCACATGGAGGATGACCTCTATGCCGCGTGGAAGCGCGATCTGCTGATCACCCAACTGGCGCGGCACGGGCTGGCCGACGCGGTAGTCGAGCCGCTGGTGCGGGTGCCCCCCGCTTCGCGCCGCCGGGCAGCCTTTGCCTTCACACGGGCCAAGGGCGCCATCGTCCTGGGCTTCAATGGACGGTCCAGCCACACCATCATCGATATCGAACGCTGCCCGCTTCTGGATCCTGCCCTGGGGGCGGCCCTTCCCGGTCTGCGCAAGATGCTGGCCGGGATCGCCGTCGAAGGCGGCGGCGATCTGATCATGACCCTGACCGAGAATGGGCTGGACGTGCTGGTGGAATCCCCCGCCCGCCTGGATCTGTTCGAACGGGAGAGCCTGGCGGCCGCCGCCGAAGGCCTGGATCTGGCCCGTCTGCACTGGCGCCGCCCCGGCATCGGCGCGGCAGGCGGTTTCATCGAGCCCATCGCCCGGCGCCGGGCAGCCCTGGTGCATTTCGGCGGCATCGCGGTGGAACCCGCCCCCGGCGCCTTCCTTCAGCCGACCAAGGGGGGTGAACTGGCCATCGCCGAGGCCATCGTCTCGGCCATACCCGAAGGGGTGCCGGTGGCCGATCTCTATTGTGGCTGCGGCAGCTTCAGCCTGCCCCTGGCACTACGCGGCCCGGTCCACGCGGTCGAGGGAGAACAAGGACCCGTGGCGGCCCTGGATGCCGCCGCCCGGCGCGAAGGCCTGGCGCTTTCCACCGAAGTGCGCGACCTGGCCCGCCGTCCCCTGGCCGTCCACGAATTGAAGGCCTACCGCGCCGTCATCCTCGACCCACCCCGCGCCGGAGCCGCCGCCCAGGCCGCCGAACTGGCCCGCCCCAATCCCGCAGGACCGGCCACCATCGCCATGGTGTCATGCAACCCGGCGACCCTGGCCCGCGATCTTCGCACCCTTTGTGATGGCGGCTGGCACATCGAACATATCGTTCCCATTGATCAGTTCCCGTGGTCCACCCATCTCGAGGCCGTCACAATCCTTCGCTTGTGA